A genomic region of Manihot esculenta cultivar AM560-2 chromosome 15, M.esculenta_v8, whole genome shotgun sequence contains the following coding sequences:
- the LOC110602559 gene encoding serine hydroxymethyltransferase 4: MDPVNAWGNSPLHTVDPEIHDFIEKEKLRLSTGIELVASDNFTSFAVIEALGSPLTCVGGLFEDIHNLCRSRALQAFRLDPTKWGVNVQPYSGSPANFAAYTAVLQPHDRIMGLDLTSGGHLTHGYYTPDGKKISATSIYFESLPYMVNSQTGYIDYDKLEEKALDFRPKLILCGGCAYPREWDYARFRSVADKCGALLLCDMAHDSGLIAAEEAGNPFEYCDIVTTNTHKTLRGPRAGMIFYRKGPKPGKKGQPEDAVYDLEDKINFTVCPTLQGAPHNNNIGALAVALKQVMSPGFKAYAKQVKANAVALGNYLMSKGYKLATGGTDNHLVLWDLRPLGLTGNEVEELFYLCNIIVNKHPVFGDSNPLAPGGVRIGTPAMTSRGLVEADFEQIGEFLHRALTIILSSDKQHGELSKDFNILSIEKEHDEVLKDLNKEIEPLKADVEKFASSFDMPGFLMSEMKYKN; this comes from the exons ATGGATCCAGTGAACGCTTGGGGCAATTCTCCCCTACACACTGTGGACCCAGAAATCCATGACTTCATCGAGAAGGAAAAGCTCCGTCTATCCACCGGAATCGAGCTCGTCGCCTCCGACAACTTCACCTCCTTCGCTGTCATTGAGGCCCTTGGCAGTCCCCTCACCTGCGTTGGTGGCTTGTTTGAGGATATCCACAACCTCTGCCGCTCCCGGGCTCTTCAAGCTTTCCGTCTCGATCCCACCAAATGGGGCGTTAATGTCCAGCCTTACTCCGGTTCTCCGGCTAATTTCGCAGCCTACACTGCCGTTCTTCAGCCCCACGACAGGATCATGGGGTTGGACCTTACTTCCGGTGGTCATTTGACTCATGGCTACTATACACCTGATGGCAAGAAGATCTCCGCTACCTCGATTTACTTTGAGAGCTTGCCTTACATGGTTAACTCTCAAACTGGGTATATTGATTATGATAAACTTGAGGAGAAAGCATTAGATTTTAGGCCCAAGTTGATCTTATGTGGTGGCTGTGCTTACCCGAGGGAATGGGATTACGCTAGGTTCAGATCTGTTGCGGACAAGTGTGGTGCGCTATTGCTTTGCGATATGGCTCACGACAGTGGTCTCATTGCTGCTGAG GAAGCTGGCAACCCCTTTGAGTACTGTGATATCGTCACAACCAACACCCACAAAACCTTGAGGGGTCCAAGGGCTGGTATGATATTCTACCGGAAGGGCCCTAAACCAGGCAAGAAGGGACAGCCAGAAGATGCAGTTTATGACTTGGAAGACAAGATAAACTTCACAGTTTGCCCCACTCTTCAGGGTGCTCCCCACAATAACAATATTGGTGCACTGGCTGTTGCATTGAAACAGGTCATGTCCCCTGGGTTCAAGGCTTATGCCAAACAAGTCAAGGCAAATGCAGTTGCCCTTGGAAACTACTTGATGAGCAAGGGATACAAGCTAGCCACTGGAGGAACTGACAACCACCTTGTCCTATGGGATCTTCGACCTCTTGGATTGACTG GCAACGAAGTTGAAGAGCTGTTTTACCTTTGCAACATCATTGTAAACAAACATCCTGTGTTTGGTGACAGCAACCCTTTGGCTCCTGGAGGTGTCAGAATTG GTACTCCGGCCATGACTTCAAGAGGTTTGGTTGAGGCGGACTTTGAGCAAATTGGCGAATTCCTCCACCGTGCTTTAACCATCATTCTGAGCAGTGACAAGCAACATGGAGAGCTCTCAAAGGACTTTAACATTTTGAGCATTGAGAAGGAACATGACGAGGTATTGAAGGACTTGAACAAGGAGATTGAGCCCCTCAAGGCTGATGTTGAGAAGTTTGCTTCCTCCTTCGACATGCCTGGTTTCCTCATGTCCGAAATGAAGTACAAGAATTAG
- the LOC110601593 gene encoding adenosylhomocysteinase has translation MALLVEKTTSGREYKVKDMSQADFGRLEIELAEVEMPGLMACRAEFGPAQPFKGARITGSLHMTIQTAVLIETLTALGAEVRWCSCNIFSTQDHAAAAIARDSAAVFAWKGETLQEYWWCTERALDWGPGGGPDLIVDDGGDATLLIHEGVKAEEIYEKTGQVPDPSSTDNAEFQIVLTIIRDGLKTDPKRYHKMKERLVGVSEETTTGVKRLYQMQANGTLLFSAINVNDSVTKSKFDNLYGCRHSLPDGLMRATDVMIAGKVAVVCGYGDVGKGCAAALKQAGARVIVTEIDPICALQALMEGLQVLTLEDVVSEADIFVTTTGNKDIIMVDHMRKMKNNAIVCNIGHFDNEIDMHGLETYPGVKRVTIKPQTDRWVFPETKTGIIVLAEGRLMNLGCATGHPSFVMSCSFTNQVIAQLELWREKGTGKYEKKVYVLPKHLDEKVAALHLGKLGAHLTKLTKEQADYISVPVEGPYKPAHYRY, from the exons ATGGCTTTGTTGGTGGAGAAGACCACTAGCGGCCGTGAGTACAAGGTCAAGGACATGTCTCAGGCCGACTTCGGTCGCCTCGAGATCGAATTAGCCGAGGTTGAAATGCCTGGTCTTATGGCTTGCAGAGCTGAGTTTGGCCCTGCTCAGCCTTTCAAGGGCGCCAGAATTACCGGCTCCCTTCACATGACCATTCAGACCGCCGTTCTCATCGAGACTCTAACCGCCTTGGGCGCCGAGGTCCGCTGGTGCTCTTGTAATATTTTTAGCACTCAGGACCACGCCGCCGCTGCCATAGCCCGTGACTCCGCCGCTGTATTTGCTTGGAAGGGTGAGACCCTCCAAGAGTACTGGTGGTGTACCGAGCGCGCTCTTGACTGGGGTCCCGGCGGTGGCCCAGATCTGATTGTGGATGATGGTGGTGATGCTACCCTTTTGATCCATGAGGGTGTTAAGGCTGAGGAGATTTATGAGAAGACTGGACAGGTTCCTGATCCGTCTTCCACCGACAATGCTGAGTTTCAGATTGTTTTGACGATTATTAGGGATGGGTTGAAGACAGATCCCAAAAGGTATCACAAGATGAAGGAAAGACTGGTGGGTGTCTCTGAGGAGACTACCACTGGAGTTAAGAGGTTGTACCAGATGCAAGCTAATGGAACTCTGTTGTTCTCTGCTATTAATGTTAATGACTCTGTCACCAAGAGCAAG TTTGATAACTTGTATGGATGCCGCCACTCTCTCCCTGATGGTTTGATGAGGGCTACTGATGTCATGATTGCTGGCAAGGTTGCTGTTGTCTGCGGTTATGGTGATGTGGGCAAGGGCTGTGCTGCCGCCTTGAAGCAGGCTGGGGCTCGTGTGATAGTGACTGAGATTGATCCCATTTGTGCCCTTCAGGCTCTTATGGAAGGTCTGCAAGTGTTGACCCTTGAAGATGTTGTTTCCGAGGCTGATATCTTTGTCACCACCACTGGTAACAAGGACATCATCATGGTTGATCACATGAGGAAGATGAAGAACAATGCCATTGTTTGCAACATTGGTCACTTTGATAATGAAATTGATATGCATGGACTTGAGACCTACCCTGGCGTGAAGCGCGTCACCATCAAGCCCCAGACTGATAGGTGGGTGTTCCCTGAGACCAAAACAGGCATCATTGTGTTGGCTGAGGGGCGTCTCATGAATTTGGGTTGTGCCACTGGTCACCCCAGCTTCGTGATGTCATGCTCTTTCACCAATCAGGTGATTGCACAGCTTGAGTTGTGGAGGGAGAAGGGAACTGGCAAATATGAGAAGAAAGTGTATGTTTTGCCTAAGCACCTTGATGAGAAGGTTGCTGCTCTTCACCTAGGGAAGCTTGGAGCTCACCTCACTAAACTCACCAAGGAGCAAGCTGATTACATCAGCGTTCCCGTTGAGGGTCCTTACAAGCCTGCTCACTACAGGTACTAA